Proteins co-encoded in one alpha proteobacterium HIMB5 genomic window:
- a CDS encoding Ribonucleotide reductase, small chain (PFAM: Ribonucleotide reductase, small chain) yields MSVAENIKNTETTKNNNGLLVGNPVYKPFRYPWCYDAWLTQQRIHWLPEEVPLGDDVRDWQKNLSPSEKNLLTQIFRFFTQADVEVSNCYIRHYMNVFKPTEVLMMMSAFASMETVHIAAYSHLLDTIGMPESEYSAFMKYKEMKDKYDYMQGFDVKSNHDIAKTIAVFSAFTEGLQLFASFAILLNFPRHNKMKGMGQIVTWSVRDETLHCNSMIRLFKDFIKENPETWTPQLKKEIYEACRTIVHHEDAFIDLAFQMGPMEGLTAQDVKNYIRFIANRRLHQLGLEAIYKVEKNPLGWLDTMLNAVEHMNFFEGRATEYSKASTQGTWAEAFS; encoded by the coding sequence ATGTCAGTAGCAGAAAATATCAAGAATACAGAAACAACAAAAAATAATAACGGATTACTAGTAGGAAATCCTGTTTACAAACCATTTAGATATCCATGGTGCTATGATGCTTGGTTAACACAACAAAGAATTCATTGGTTACCAGAAGAAGTACCTCTTGGAGATGACGTAAGAGACTGGCAAAAAAATTTAAGCCCATCTGAAAAAAATTTACTTACTCAGATTTTTAGATTTTTTACCCAAGCTGATGTTGAAGTAAGTAACTGTTATATCAGACATTATATGAATGTATTTAAACCAACTGAGGTTTTAATGATGATGTCTGCTTTTGCTTCAATGGAAACAGTTCACATTGCAGCTTATTCTCATTTATTAGATACCATTGGCATGCCAGAGTCTGAATATTCAGCTTTCATGAAATATAAAGAGATGAAAGATAAATATGATTATATGCAGGGCTTTGATGTTAAATCAAATCACGATATTGCAAAAACAATAGCTGTGTTTAGTGCTTTTACTGAAGGTCTACAGTTGTTTGCAAGCTTTGCAATCCTTTTAAATTTTCCAAGACACAACAAAATGAAAGGTATGGGTCAGATTGTTACTTGGTCTGTTAGAGATGAAACTCTCCACTGTAATTCGATGATCAGATTATTCAAAGATTTCATTAAAGAAAATCCTGAAACATGGACACCACAATTAAAGAAAGAAATCTATGAGGCATGCAGAACAATAGTTCATCATGAAGATGCTTTTATTGATTTAGCTTTCCAAATGGGTCCAATGGAAGGATTAACTGCTCAAGATGTTAAGAATTATATTAGATTTATTGCTAATAGAAGATTACACCAACTAGGTTTAGAGGCGATTTATAAAGTTGAAAAAAATCCTCTTGGTTGGTTGGATACAATGTTAAATGCAGTAGAGCACATGAATTTCTTTGAAGGACGTGCAACAGAATATTCTAAAGCATCTACACAAGGTACTTGGGCAGAAGCATTTAGTTAA
- a CDS encoding HMA domain protein (PFAM: Heavy-metal-associated domain): protein MNKILKLFLTVLTFFMIQTSLKAEQALIGVVNGMVCMECQKKVEAALTEKAGTKATVDVSWPENVAVVSFEGTTNLTEADFKNVVEGVGFTTGKIVKVDEQVRTAADGVVTLKKF from the coding sequence ATGAACAAGATTTTAAAACTATTTTTAACAGTATTAACATTTTTTATGATCCAAACATCTTTAAAGGCTGAGCAGGCTTTAATTGGAGTTGTTAATGGTATGGTTTGCATGGAATGTCAGAAAAAAGTTGAAGCTGCTTTAACTGAAAAAGCTGGAACTAAAGCAACTGTTGATGTTTCATGGCCAGAGAATGTTGCTGTAGTAAGTTTTGAGGGCACAACTAATTTAACAGAAGCTGATTTTAAAAATGTTGTTGAAGGTGTTGGTTTTACAACTGGTAAAATTGTAAAAGTTGATGAACAAGTAAGAACAGCTGCAGATGGTGTTGTTACACTTAAGAAGTTTTAA
- a CDS encoding glycine cleavage system T-protein-like,folate-binding protein, aminomethyltransferase-like protein (PFAM: Aminomethyltransferase folate-binding domain; Glycine cleavage T-protein C-terminal barrel domain) yields the protein MNKKEFGFGTQIRKSPYFDATVRWGAKDFSVYNHMYIPRDFGSPEENFWNLINDAILCDVAVERQVEITGPDAFKFIQLLTPRDLTKLSVGQCKYVLITNHEGGILNDPVLLRLAENHFWLSLGDSDILLWAQGVAINSGLDVKISEPDVSPLQLQGPNSGKIMQTLFGDNINDLKYYWLREYDLDGIPLIVSRTGWSSELGYEIYLRDGSKGDNLWEKIMEAGKNYNLKPGHTSSIRRIEGAMLSYHADADIYTNPFEVGLDRLVSFDTDVNYIGKDALKKIKQDGIKRKQIGIIIECEPLKGPNTTFWKIFKDNKQIGKVTSAVYSPRLKKNIALAMVNIEYSEIGTELDVKIGDKNFKTTVVEKPFYDPKKKIASS from the coding sequence ATGAATAAAAAAGAATTTGGTTTTGGTACTCAAATAAGAAAATCTCCATACTTTGATGCAACAGTTAGATGGGGAGCAAAAGATTTTTCAGTTTATAACCATATGTACATACCAAGAGATTTTGGTAGCCCTGAAGAAAATTTTTGGAACTTAATTAATGATGCAATTTTATGTGATGTTGCAGTTGAAAGACAAGTGGAGATAACTGGTCCAGATGCATTCAAATTTATTCAATTACTTACACCAAGAGATCTCACCAAATTATCTGTTGGACAATGTAAATATGTTTTAATTACTAATCATGAGGGTGGAATTTTAAACGATCCCGTACTTTTGAGATTAGCAGAAAATCATTTTTGGTTATCTTTAGGAGATAGCGATATTTTATTATGGGCACAAGGTGTTGCTATTAATTCAGGATTAGATGTTAAAATTTCTGAACCTGATGTTTCACCTTTACAGCTTCAAGGACCAAACTCAGGTAAAATAATGCAAACGTTATTTGGTGATAATATTAATGATTTAAAATATTATTGGTTAAGAGAATATGATTTAGATGGAATACCTTTGATTGTATCAAGAACTGGTTGGTCAAGTGAACTTGGATATGAAATTTATTTAAGAGATGGTTCAAAAGGTGATAATTTATGGGAAAAAATTATGGAAGCTGGAAAAAATTATAATCTTAAACCAGGCCACACATCATCAATTAGAAGAATAGAGGGCGCTATGCTTTCTTATCATGCTGATGCAGATATTTATACTAACCCATTTGAGGTTGGATTAGATCGATTAGTAAGTTTTGATACGGACGTAAATTATATTGGTAAGGATGCTTTAAAAAAAATAAAACAAGACGGAATAAAAAGAAAACAAATTGGGATTATAATTGAATGTGAACCTTTAAAAGGACCTAACACTACTTTTTGGAAAATATTTAAAGATAATAAACAGATTGGTAAAGTTACCTCAGCTGTTTATTCACCAAGATTAAAAAAGAACATTGCATTAGCTATGGTTAATATAGAATATTCAGAAATTGGTACAGAACTAGATGTAAAAATTGGAGATAAGAATTTTAAAACTACTGTTGTTGAAAAACCATTTTACGACCCAAAAAAGAAAATAGCTTCAAGCTAA
- a CDS encoding methyltransferase, FkbM family (TIGRFAM: methyltransferase, FkbM family) translates to MKHYDLVIIGAHFGIHLKDEIRQIIDKNILLVEPVPYNFEILKEEYSNYTNIEICTNAINNKNELRNFYFVKKDSIHKLGKHWASGIGSFNKQHILDHKNKRFKVTEDDIQTINIEFITFESLAEKYTISSIDKLQLDVEGAEYNILSDIDFKKLNINKVFFESKHFDGTFKEGEKLKEIETKLKSNGYKLTRLDDENILAEK, encoded by the coding sequence TTGAAACATTACGACTTAGTAATAATTGGTGCTCACTTTGGCATTCATTTAAAAGATGAAATTAGACAAATAATAGACAAAAACATATTACTTGTTGAACCAGTCCCCTATAACTTTGAAATATTAAAGGAAGAATATTCTAATTACACAAATATTGAAATTTGCACTAATGCAATAAATAATAAAAATGAATTAAGAAATTTTTATTTCGTTAAAAAAGACTCTATCCATAAATTAGGTAAACATTGGGCTAGTGGAATTGGATCCTTTAACAAACAACATATTTTAGATCATAAAAACAAAAGATTTAAAGTCACTGAGGATGACATACAAACAATCAATATTGAATTCATAACTTTTGAAAGTTTAGCTGAAAAATATACTATTAGTTCAATTGATAAATTACAATTAGATGTCGAAGGTGCGGAATATAATATTCTAAGCGATATTGATTTTAAAAAGTTAAATATTAATAAGGTTTTCTTTGAATCAAAACACTTTGATGGCACTTTTAAGGAAGGAGAAAAACTCAAAGAAATTGAAACCAAATTAAAATCTAATGGTTATAAATTAACCAGACTAGATGATGAAAATATTTTAGCTGAAAAATAA
- a CDS encoding carbonate dehydratase (PFAM: Carbonic anhydrase) has product MSKKFKAMVLSCMDPRFQPLVFNYLNKKGLKGKYSAFTIAGAAVGVTHKKFKKWHVAFIENLATSIELHKIEKLIVINHRDCGAAKIANGKKEFSLANESHIHKTSFQSLKKILKKKFPKLKVDFNLMGLDKKVQKFK; this is encoded by the coding sequence ATGAGTAAAAAATTTAAAGCAATGGTGCTATCTTGTATGGATCCTAGGTTTCAGCCATTAGTTTTTAATTATTTAAATAAAAAGGGTTTAAAAGGAAAATATAGCGCCTTCACTATTGCTGGTGCTGCAGTAGGGGTTACTCACAAAAAATTTAAAAAATGGCATGTAGCTTTTATTGAAAATTTAGCTACATCTATAGAGCTTCATAAAATTGAAAAATTAATTGTGATAAACCATAGAGATTGTGGGGCAGCAAAAATTGCTAATGGTAAAAAAGAATTTTCTTTAGCAAATGAAAGTCATATTCATAAAACTTCCTTTCAATCATTAAAAAAAATTTTAAAGAAAAAATTTCCAAAATTAAAAGTTGATTTCAATTTAATGGGTTTAGATAAAAAAGTTCAAAAGTTTAAATAA
- a CDS encoding isocitrate lyase (PFAM: Isocitrate lyase family~TIGRFAM: isocitrate lyase), with product MSAENISYDLKRFAGIQRDYTPEEVERLRGSIKIEYSMCKHQSQKLWNLLNSEPYVNTLGSLSGNHAVQHAKAGLKAIYLSGWQVAADANSAGEMYPDQSLYPYDSAPKLVESMNNALIRADQIQHMEIQDGDMKKENKVDYMLPIIADGEAGFGGPLNVFELAKKFIKAGAAGVHFEDQLASEKKCGHMGGKVLVPTGTMVKNLKAARLAADIADVPLIILARTDANAAKLITNDHDANDKPFLTGERSPEGFYYVKHGIDQAISRGLAYAPFADLIWCETATPNLEEAKKFADAIHAKYPGKLLAYNCSPSFNWKKHLSDAEIATFQQEIGKMGYKFQFITLAGFHTQNIAIFELAEKYKTEGMTAYSRIQQQEFAREKDGYTSVKHQREVGTSYFDAVSNTISSGQSSTTAMSGSTEEEQF from the coding sequence ATGAGTGCAGAAAATATATCATACGATCTAAAAAGATTTGCCGGTATACAAAGAGATTATACACCTGAAGAAGTTGAAAGACTAAGAGGTTCAATTAAAATTGAATACTCAATGTGTAAACATCAGTCTCAAAAGTTATGGAATTTATTAAACTCTGAGCCTTATGTTAATACTTTAGGATCATTATCTGGAAATCATGCAGTTCAGCATGCAAAAGCAGGGCTAAAAGCAATTTATTTAAGTGGATGGCAGGTAGCTGCAGATGCAAATAGTGCTGGTGAAATGTACCCTGATCAATCTTTATATCCTTATGACAGTGCTCCAAAATTAGTAGAGTCTATGAACAATGCTCTAATTAGAGCAGACCAAATCCAACATATGGAAATTCAAGACGGTGACATGAAAAAAGAAAATAAAGTTGATTACATGTTACCAATTATTGCAGATGGTGAAGCCGGATTTGGTGGACCTTTAAACGTATTCGAGCTTGCTAAAAAATTTATTAAAGCAGGTGCTGCAGGCGTTCACTTTGAAGATCAGTTAGCTAGTGAAAAGAAATGTGGTCACATGGGTGGTAAAGTATTAGTGCCAACAGGAACAATGGTTAAAAATTTAAAAGCTGCAAGATTAGCTGCTGATATTGCTGATGTACCATTGATCATATTAGCAAGAACAGATGCAAATGCTGCAAAATTAATTACAAATGATCATGATGCAAATGATAAACCATTCTTAACTGGTGAAAGATCTCCAGAAGGTTTTTATTATGTAAAACATGGTATTGATCAAGCTATATCAAGAGGTCTTGCTTATGCACCTTTTGCAGATTTAATATGGTGTGAAACAGCAACTCCTAATCTTGAAGAAGCTAAAAAATTTGCAGATGCAATTCATGCAAAATATCCTGGAAAATTACTAGCATATAACTGCTCTCCATCATTTAATTGGAAAAAACATTTATCTGATGCAGAGATTGCTACATTCCAACAAGAAATTGGTAAAATGGGATACAAATTCCAGTTTATTACTCTTGCAGGATTTCATACTCAAAACATTGCAATATTTGAACTAGCAGAAAAATATAAAACTGAAGGTATGACTGCTTACTCTAGAATTCAACAACAGGAATTTGCTAGAGAAAAAGATGGTTATACAAGTGTTAAACATCAAAGAGAAGTTGGTACATCATATTTCGATGCAGTTTCAAATACGATCAGTAGCGGACAAAGTTCAACAACAGCGATGTCAGGATCTACTGAAGAAGAACAGTTTTAA
- a CDS encoding putative transcriptional regulator (DUF2083),helix-turn-helix family protein (PFAM: putative transcriptional regulator (DUF2083); Domain of unknown function (DUF955)), which translates to MSQFDLKIGPKIKSFRRQMGLQANKLAEDLDISPSYLNLIESGKRKIDGDLLLKVCEILNIQLSDLTSKADVNLQNTVSEILDDSLFEDLDILGPEVKDLVSTNPKIGKAIVRLGDILKKKDHELINKIEKISGKIVDNRKNSFPGEVISDFIQDNKNYFPKLEEFANKVFAKVQKNNRTRYISLCDYLKKEYSITVKDVIPTEDKPFSKIYLKNKKELLLSDYSSLETKKLHAAAQIAQEGASKEIDEYLSKFKFPSEESKRLSKVALLNYCGAAILMPYKLFHSECKKLKYDLELLQNTFATSFEQVAHRVTCLQDPKLPGIPFHMLRVDMAGNISKRFSLSGIEIPRYGGACPRWNVYSAFTRPGVIQAAVSKMTNGEKYVCIARTVEKGVGRFGQARSILSIGLGCDAKYAKDFVYTENANVNDKSTEIPIGVSCRTCDRLDCSQRAFPPLHKKFDVDINTRGVSIYVNDND; encoded by the coding sequence ATGAGTCAATTTGATTTAAAAATAGGGCCAAAAATCAAGTCTTTTAGAAGACAAATGGGATTACAAGCTAACAAATTAGCTGAAGATTTAGATATTTCACCAAGTTATTTAAATTTAATTGAAAGTGGAAAAAGAAAAATTGATGGGGATTTGCTATTAAAAGTTTGTGAGATTCTAAATATTCAATTATCTGATCTAACATCTAAAGCAGACGTTAATTTACAAAACACAGTTTCAGAAATTTTAGATGATAGTTTGTTTGAAGATTTAGATATTTTAGGACCTGAAGTAAAAGATTTAGTAAGCACAAATCCAAAAATCGGAAAAGCAATTGTAAGACTTGGTGATATTTTAAAAAAGAAAGATCATGAATTAATTAATAAAATAGAAAAGATATCTGGAAAAATTGTAGATAATAGAAAAAACTCTTTTCCAGGAGAAGTTATTTCAGATTTTATTCAGGATAATAAAAATTATTTTCCAAAATTAGAAGAATTTGCAAATAAAGTTTTTGCTAAAGTTCAAAAGAATAATAGAACTAGATATATTTCTTTATGTGATTATTTAAAAAAAGAATATTCAATAACTGTTAAAGATGTAATACCAACAGAGGACAAACCTTTTTCAAAAATTTATTTAAAAAATAAAAAAGAATTATTACTTAGTGACTATAGTTCATTAGAAACTAAAAAATTACATGCTGCAGCTCAAATAGCACAAGAAGGTGCAAGTAAAGAAATTGATGAATATTTATCTAAATTTAAATTTCCAAGTGAAGAGTCTAAAAGATTATCAAAAGTAGCTTTATTAAATTATTGTGGTGCTGCAATTTTAATGCCTTACAAATTATTCCATTCAGAATGTAAAAAATTAAAATATGATTTAGAGTTGTTGCAAAATACCTTTGCAACATCATTTGAACAAGTAGCACATAGAGTTACTTGCCTACAAGATCCAAAATTACCAGGAATTCCATTCCACATGTTAAGAGTTGATATGGCAGGAAATATTTCAAAGAGATTTTCATTATCAGGAATTGAAATTCCAAGATATGGAGGAGCCTGTCCAAGATGGAATGTGTATTCAGCTTTTACAAGGCCAGGTGTTATTCAAGCTGCAGTTAGTAAAATGACGAATGGAGAAAAATATGTTTGTATTGCCAGAACAGTAGAAAAGGGTGTTGGAAGATTTGGTCAAGCAAGAAGTATTTTATCAATAGGCCTAGGTTGTGATGCAAAGTATGCAAAAGATTTTGTATATACAGAAAATGCAAATGTTAATGATAAGTCAACAGAAATTCCAATAGGAGTTTCTTGTAGAACTTGTGATAGATTAGATTGTTCTCAAAGAGCGTTTCCACCTTTACATAAAAAATTTGATGTCGATATAAATACAAGAGGTGTATCAATTTACGTGAACGATAATGATTAA
- a CDS encoding Acetyltransferase (GNAT) family (PFAM: Acetyltransferase (GNAT) family): protein MNLDQLNYQTVETDGVITFKNENTTLGFIRFDDKGEVEYIFVNPIFRKKGLAKKLLKITEEKLGKKLIPQEPISPLGRKLFHLN from the coding sequence ATGAACTTAGACCAATTAAATTATCAAACAGTTGAAACTGATGGAGTTATTACATTTAAAAATGAAAACACCACTTTAGGCTTCATAAGATTTGATGACAAAGGAGAAGTTGAATATATCTTTGTTAATCCAATATTTAGAAAAAAAGGTTTAGCAAAGAAACTACTTAAAATTACTGAAGAAAAGCTAGGAAAGAAACTGATTCCTCAAGAACCAATTAGTCCTCTTGGAAGAAAGCTTTTTCACCTAAATTAA
- a CDS encoding phosphate-starvation-inducible PsiE family protein (PFAM: Phosphate-starvation-inducible E) — MKDLIKNLQLGLLVVILISTVIAVFLEISNMYQLKDITLADLLLMFLYLEVLAMVRVFWEQQSISITLPLLIAITALSRFIILQGKEMDPSSLMYEAGAILLIAIAIVVMRFRHSSKLGLSKKK; from the coding sequence ATGAAAGATTTAATTAAGAATTTACAGCTTGGATTATTAGTCGTTATTTTAATAAGTACTGTAATTGCAGTATTTCTTGAAATTTCAAATATGTATCAATTGAAAGATATTACTCTTGCAGATCTATTATTGATGTTTCTATATCTAGAAGTTTTGGCAATGGTAAGAGTTTTTTGGGAACAGCAATCAATTAGTATTACTTTACCTTTATTAATTGCAATAACAGCCTTATCTAGATTTATTATACTTCAGGGAAAAGAAATGGACCCTTCATCATTAATGTATGAAGCAGGAGCTATTTTATTAATAGCAATTGCAATTGTAGTAATGAGATTTAGACATAGTTCAAAACTAGGATTAAGTAAAAAAAAATAA
- a CDS encoding ribonucleoside-diphosphate reductase, alpha subunit (PFAM: Ribonucleotide reductase, all-alpha domain; Ribonucleotide reductase, barrel domain), giving the protein MNKILSLAIKKAVAEYTPEVKDSTEAKRPDLFSLNNQTELFQNDKGIIIKIDRSRDSNLTDFGKATLLDRYLGQNESFQDLFARVASTYADDNLHAQRIYNYISNLWFMPATPVLSNGGTKRGLPISCFLNEASDSLGGILDLWSENVWLAAKGGGIGSYWGNLRSIGEKIGRVGKTSGIIPFIKVMDSLTMAISQGSLRRGSAACYLPIDHPEIEEFIEMRRPTGGDPNRKALNLHHGVLISDAFMRAVETDDQWALKSPADGSIQQTISARNLWIRLLTARIETGEPYIIYIDTVNRQIPQHHKLANLTVKTSNLCSEITLPTGIDKDGNDRTAVCCLSSLNLEKYDEWKDDKDMIPDVMRFLDNVLSDFINKAPDQFKDAKYSAERERSVGLGVMGFHSFLQQKRIPLESVMAKSWNKKIFKHISDQVDQASKDLAEERGACPDAAEYGYQERFSNKTAIAPTASISIICGGASPGVEPIAANSYTHKTLSGSFNVRNRYLEEILESHGKNDEETWSSITTNQGSVSHLDFLTELEKDVFKTAFELNQKWIIELSGDRTPYISQAQSVNLFLPADVHKRELHKIHFDAWKKGLKSLYYCRSKSIQRAENVNDAKSTDVLANVYKNKSTSSEPEYEECLSCQ; this is encoded by the coding sequence ATGAACAAAATATTGTCATTAGCAATCAAGAAAGCTGTCGCTGAATATACCCCAGAGGTTAAAGATTCAACAGAGGCTAAAAGACCAGATCTTTTTTCATTAAACAATCAAACTGAGTTATTTCAAAATGATAAAGGAATTATCATTAAGATTGATAGATCTAGAGATAGCAATTTAACTGATTTTGGTAAGGCTACATTGCTAGATAGATATTTAGGTCAGAATGAGTCTTTTCAAGATTTGTTTGCAAGAGTAGCAAGCACATATGCAGATGATAATTTACATGCTCAAAGAATTTATAACTACATTAGCAATCTTTGGTTTATGCCAGCAACTCCTGTTTTATCAAACGGTGGTACGAAAAGAGGTTTACCAATTTCATGTTTCTTAAATGAAGCTTCAGATAGTTTAGGTGGAATTTTAGATTTATGGAGTGAGAACGTTTGGTTAGCTGCTAAGGGTGGTGGTATTGGAAGTTATTGGGGTAACCTTAGATCAATTGGAGAAAAAATTGGAAGAGTAGGAAAGACTTCAGGAATTATTCCTTTTATCAAAGTAATGGACTCATTAACAATGGCAATCAGCCAAGGTTCTCTTAGAAGAGGGTCAGCTGCATGTTATCTGCCAATAGATCATCCTGAAATAGAAGAGTTTATAGAAATGAGAAGACCAACTGGTGGTGATCCAAATAGAAAAGCTTTAAACTTACATCATGGTGTTCTTATATCAGACGCTTTTATGAGAGCTGTTGAAACAGATGATCAGTGGGCACTAAAAAGTCCAGCTGATGGTTCAATACAACAAACTATATCAGCAAGAAATCTTTGGATTAGATTGTTAACAGCAAGAATAGAAACAGGTGAACCTTATATTATTTATATCGATACAGTTAACAGACAAATTCCACAACATCATAAGTTAGCTAACTTAACAGTTAAAACTTCAAACTTATGTAGTGAGATTACTTTACCTACTGGAATTGATAAAGATGGAAATGATAGAACAGCTGTATGTTGTTTATCATCTTTAAACTTAGAAAAATACGATGAGTGGAAGGATGATAAAGATATGATTCCTGATGTCATGAGATTTTTAGACAATGTTTTAAGTGATTTTATAAATAAAGCCCCAGATCAATTTAAAGATGCAAAATATTCAGCTGAAAGAGAAAGAAGTGTTGGTTTAGGTGTAATGGGCTTTCACTCATTTTTACAACAAAAAAGAATTCCATTAGAGTCGGTAATGGCAAAGTCATGGAATAAAAAAATATTTAAACATATTAGCGATCAAGTTGATCAAGCTTCTAAAGATTTAGCTGAAGAAAGAGGTGCTTGTCCTGATGCAGCTGAGTATGGTTATCAAGAAAGATTTTCAAATAAAACTGCAATAGCTCCAACAGCATCAATTTCTATTATATGTGGTGGCGCATCTCCAGGAGTAGAACCTATCGCTGCTAATAGTTATACACACAAAACATTGTCTGGTTCATTTAATGTTAGAAATAGATACTTAGAAGAAATTTTAGAAAGTCATGGAAAAAATGATGAAGAAACTTGGTCAAGTATTACAACAAACCAAGGCTCAGTTTCACATTTAGATTTTTTAACTGAATTAGAAAAAGATGTTTTTAAAACAGCTTTTGAATTGAACCAAAAATGGATTATAGAATTAAGTGGAGATAGAACTCCTTATATATCTCAAGCACAATCGGTAAATTTATTTTTACCTGCAGATGTTCATAAGAGAGAGCTTCACAAAATACATTTTGATGCTTGGAAAAAAGGTTTAAAAAGCCTTTATTATTGCAGATCAAAATCAATTCAAAGAGCAGAGAACGTTAATGATGCAAAATCTACGGACGTTCTTGCTAATGTTTATAAAAATAAATCAACAAGTAGCGAACCAGAATACGAGGAGTGTTTATCATGTCAGTAG